One Apodemus sylvaticus chromosome 23, mApoSyl1.1, whole genome shotgun sequence genomic window carries:
- the LOC127673567 gene encoding formyl peptide receptor 2-like, protein METNSSIHLNGSEVVVYDSTISRVLWILSMVVVSITFFLGVLGNGLVIWVTGFRMPYTVTTICYLNLALADFSFTATLPFLLVEMAMKGKWPFGWFLCKLVHIVVDINLFGSVFLIAVIALDRCICVLHPVWAQNHRTVSLARKVVVGPWILALILTLPIFIFMTTVRVPGGDEYCTFNFGSWAKTDVEKVNAVITFLTTRGIIRFIIGFSMPLSIIVICYGLNTTKIHKKAIVCSSRPFRVLTAVVASFFICWFPFQLVALLGTVWLEEMLFSADYKILDRLVNPTSSLAFFNSCINQILYVFMGQDFQERLIHSLSSSLERALSENSGQISGAHTNLASLPADIEMKAI, encoded by the coding sequence ATGGAAACCAACTCCTCCATCCATCTGAATGGATCAGAAGTGGTGGTCTATGATTCTACAATCTCCAGAGTTCTGTGGATCCTCTCAATGGTTGTTGTCTCCATCACTTTCTTCCTTGGCGTGCTCGGCAATGGACTAGTGATCTGGGTAACTGGATTCCGGATGCCATACACTGTCACCACTATCTGTTATCTGAATCTAGCTTTGGCTGACTTCTCTTTCACAGCGACTCTACCATTCCTCCTCGTTGAAATGGCTATGAAAGGAAAATGGCCTTTTGGCTGGTTCCTGTGTAAATTAGTGCACATTGTGGTAGACATAAACCTATTTGGAAGTGTCTTCCTGATTGCTGTCATTGCCTTGGACCGGTGTATTTGTGTCCTGCATCCAGTCTGGGCTCAGAACCACCGCACTGTGAGTCTGGCTAGGAAGGTGGTTGTTGGACCCTGGATTTTAGCTCTGATTCTCACTTtgcccatttttattttcatgactaCAGTCCGAGTTCCTGGAGGGGATGAGTACTGTACATTCAACTTTGGATCCTGGGCTAAAACTGATGTAGAAAAGGTGAACGCAGTTATCACGTTTTTAACAACTAGAGGGATCATCAGGTTTATTATTGGCTTCAGCATGCCCTTGTCCATCATTGTGATATGCTATGGACTCAACACTACCAAGATCCACAAAAAAGCCATTGTTTGTTCCAGCCGTCCCTTCCGAGTTCTTACAGCAGTTGTGGCTTCCTTCTTTATCTGTTGGTTTCCTTTTCAATTGGTGGCCCTTTTAGGCACAGTCTGGCTTGAAGAGATGCTGTTTAGTGCTGATTATAAAATTCTTGATAGGTTGGTTAATCCAACCAGCTCACTGGCCTTTTTCAATAGCTGCATCAATCAAATTCTCTATGTTTTCATGGGCCAGGACTTTCAAGAAAGACTGATTCATTCCCTGTCTTCTAGTCTGGAGAGAGCCCTGAGTGAGAACTCTGGCCAGATCAGTGGTGCACACACCAATTTGGCTTCACTTCCTGCAGACATCGAGATGAAGGCAATATGA